A window of Rhododendron vialii isolate Sample 1 chromosome 11a, ASM3025357v1 contains these coding sequences:
- the LOC131306819 gene encoding uncharacterized protein LOC131306819, with protein sequence MEVAIALGVEKHEVIGDSNLVVSQANGDRKIPHFNKVPFTHVPRLKNQFADALATLASMIDLQVGVKLLPIVIEQRDFPAYEYINAIDDVDDGLLWYHDLWNFVERGEFPAKATRKDRVTLQWLATQYIVYGGKLYQRSHYGMHKLCVNGVEATKIMEEIHEGVCGPHMSGVMLARKILRQGYFWSTMESQCIDYVRRCHKCQIHANLQHLFLSTLYGMTSLWPFSVWGINLIGMVQSSASNGHKFIPVAIDYFTKWVEAESYKTLTTVQIQIHHSTVYRPQMNGAVKAANKNVEVIIKKTAESARDWHEQLPLALWGYRMSIRTSIGAVLPSLVYGMEAVLPIELEVPSLRVMAECGYQRRIARAFNKKVKSRDLIEGDMVTKKIRAPVFDPCGKFRPKRSRPYIIKTILSGVLLNSSISTEMNSILWST encoded by the exons ATGGAGGTTGCAATTGCTCTTGGAGTCGAAAAGCATGAAGTAATCGGAGATTCAAACCTGGTAGTCTCTCAGGCCAACGGAGATAGGAAG ATTCCTCACTTCAATAAGGTGCCTTTCACCCATgttccacgcttgaagaatcagttcgctgATGCTTTGgcaactttggcttcaatgatcgatcTTCAAGTGGGAGTCAAGCTGCTACCAATCGTGATTGAACAAAGGGACTTCCCCgcatatgagtacatcaatgccatcgatgatgttgatgatggcctacTTTGGTATCATGACTTATGGAACTTTGTCGAGCGTGGGGAGTTTCCCGCTAAGGCCACCAGAAAGGATCGAGTCACCTTACAATGGTTAGCTACCCAGTACATCGTTTATGGAGGAAAACTGTATCAGAGGTCTCATTATGGGATGCACAAGCTGTGTGTCAATGGCGTTGAAGCAACTAAGATAATGGAGGAGATTCATGAAGGAGTCTGCGgtcctcacatgagtggtgtTATGCTTGCTAGGAAGATCCTAAGGCAAGGCTATTTTTGGTCTACAATGGAGTCtcaatgcatcgactacgtgCGACGGTGTCACaagtgccaaatccatgctAACCTACAACATCTCTTTCTATCAActttgtatggcatgacttcactttggcctttctctgtttggggcatcaaTCTCATCGGTATGGTTCAATCTTCTGCTTCAAATGGTCACAAGTTCATCCCAGTGGCGatagactatttcaccaaatgggtcgaggctgaatCTTACAAGACTTTGAcaacggttcaa atccagaTCCATCATTCAACAGTCTATCGTCCACAAATGAATGGAGCAGTCAAGgccgcaaacaagaatgtcgaggtGATCATTAAGAAGACCGCTGAGTCTGCAagggactggcatgagcaactgcCTCTAGCACTTTGGGGATATCGAATGTCAATCCGAACTTCAATTGGAGCAGTGCTTCCATCcctagtctatgggatggaagcagtgcttcccatcgagcttgaagTACCGTCACTGAGAGTCATGGCAGAATGTG ggtatcaACGGCGAATCGCTCGTGCATTCAACAAGAAAGTGAAGTCCAGGGACTTAATAGAAGGGGATATGGTTACAAAGAAAATCCGTGCTCCGGTGTTTGATCCTTGCGGGAAGTTCCGACCAAAGCGTTCTaggccttacattatcaagaccatcctatctggGGTGCTGCTAaactcatcgatctcgacggaAATGAATTCAATACTTTGGTCAACCTAG